One Oncorhynchus masou masou isolate Uvic2021 chromosome 27, UVic_Omas_1.1, whole genome shotgun sequence genomic window carries:
- the LOC135515310 gene encoding uncharacterized protein LOC135515310 yields MKDTHTLLNLLLLLVYLAGSAVTTDGGKDSTNGPLELTIVGPDFVTVGVPCSFDCAAQCSPSCSYRMSIDGQIGQGNEVFFTARQWEESLNLTCTARNDDSGRSSTVSKILQVLAGPTNISITGPDLMTPGSPQSFQCYADCRQSCNYTWGINGRWLGGQGNEITVTPEELATSVTLNCKAINSVSGLYDMATRTIPVTYGPLELTIVGPDFVTVGVPCSFDCAAQCSPSCSYRMSIDGQIGQGNELFFTARQWEESLNLTCTARNDDSGRSSTVTKILQVLAGPTNISITGPDLMTPGSPQSFQCYADCRQSCNYTWGINGRWLGGQGNEITVTPEELATSVTLNCKAINSVSGLYDMATRTIPVTYGPLELTIVGPDFVTVGVPCSYDCDAQCSPSCSYRMSIDGQIGQGNELFFTARQWEESLNLTCTARNDDSGRSSTVTKILQVLDDGKSMATQAEQTIDLLLFTFTLSLYTVIST; encoded by the exons ATGAAGGATACACACACCCTGCTCAATCTGCTTCTGCTGCTAGTGTACCTAGCAG GATCAGCTGTGACCACTGACGGAGGGAAGGACAGTACCA ATGGTCCCTTGGAACTAACCATTGTGGGAcctgactttgtgactgtgggCGTGCCATGCAGTTTTGACTGTGCTGCCCAGTGCTCTCCCTCCTGTAGCTACAGAATGAGTATCGACGGGCAGATTGGGCAGGGGAACGAAGTGTTCTTCACAGCTCGCCAGTGGGAGGAGTCCCTAAACCTCACATGCACCGCAAGGAATGATGACTCTGGGAGATCCTCTACAGTATCTAAAATACTGCAGGTTTTAG CTGGACCAACCAACATATCGATCACAGGACCTGACTTGATGACCCCAGGGTCCCCACAAAGCTTCCAGTGTTACGCCGACTGCCGTCAGTCCTGCAACTACACCTGGGGGATAAATGGCCGATGGCTCGGGGGACAGGGGAACGAGATTACCGTAACTCCCGAAGAATTGGCCACCTCTGTTACCCTGAACTGCAAGGCCATCAACAGTGTGTCTGGGCTCTATGACATGGCAACAAGGACAATACCTGTGACAT ATGGTCCCTTGGAACTAACCATTGTGGGAcctgactttgtgactgtgggCGTGCCATGCAGTTTTGACTGTGCCGCCCAGTGCTCTCCTTCCTGTAGCTACAGAATGAGTATCGATGGGCAGATTGGACAAGGCAACGAGCTGTTCTTCACAGCTCGCCAATGGGAAGAGTCCCTAAACCTCACATGCACCGCAAGGAATGATGACTCTGGGAGGTCCTCTACAGTAACAAAGATACTGCAGGTTTTAG CTGGACCAACCAACATATCGATCACAGGACCTGACTTGATGACCCCAGGGTCCCCACAAAGCTTCCAGTGTTACGCCGACTGCCGTCAGTCCTGCAACTACACCTGGGGGATAAATGGCCGATGGCTCGGGGGACAGGGGAACGAGATTACCGTAACTCCCGAAGAATTGGCCACCTCTGTTACCCTGAACTGCAAGGCCATCAACAGTGTGTCTGGGCTCTATGACATGGCAACAAGGACAATACCTGTGACAT ATGGTCCCTTGGAACTAACCATTGTGGGAcctgactttgtgactgtgggCGTGCCATGCAGTTATGACTGTGACGCGCAGTGCTCTCCCTCCTGTAGCTACAGAATGAGTATCGACGGGCAGATTGGACAAGGCAACGAGCTGTTCTTCACAGCTCGCCAATGGGAAGAGTCCCTAAACCTCACATGCACTGCAAGGAATGATGACTCTGGGAGGTCCTCTACAGTAACAAAGATACTGCAGGTTTTAG aTGATGGAAAATCCATGGCCACACAGGCTGAACAGACTATAGACCTGCTTCTGTTCACATTCACACTCTCACTCTACACCGTAATATCAACATAA
- the LOC135515864 gene encoding hemicentin-2-like, with product MVLLCTFSLPLLLTCLAGTLASEREQGRTSEETTPYGPSSVEISGVNTVTVEVPYGFQCSANCFPACIFTWARGGLTTQGPELNLQLKEQVPPQVLICMAINPTTGKSVTVSKTVKVTAGPSNIKITGPDTLSSGVTSNFSCSADCYPSCSYTWTISSEAQSTVTTKYGQTISVTPDPWEIAEELICEAQDTVSLLYISTYVTPYVAHGPVDISITGASSVTLGDTYNFVCFVDCTPACNFTWTFNGKIFNGDEIQLPIFHKGHKPVVSSKLVVTVDEYRHNEALTCEAKNVASGDTAVSTKILSVTDPISVQPVSQDKPLAHQPFSLQCVGSQNPASILWLKNGLLIAVSSRISLSPNNITMSFSPLLQSDGGLYQCIVSQGGAAIKGVGYQLNVNYGPLQAVIIQSGKGPVGKVLYLLPGSKTVLQCSALCYPTCTYTWIYKGRLAEMNASFSLTPETTMDGGPLSCVAYNSVTNDNSTANTSVVLIDGPSNVTISGPGALEVGVKASFKCIAQCSPSCSYTWSVYGRTMHGSVVDITVNRYVATESFSCEAHNTITGKTGTANETLSVTDSHWCGC from the exons ATGGTTCTCCTCTGCACATTTAGTCTGCCTCTGCTGCTCACCTGCCTGGCAG GAACACTtgccagtgagagagagcagggcaGGACATCGGAGGAAACCACACCAT ATGGGCCGTCCTCTGTGGAGATCAGTGGGGTGAACACAGTGACGGTGGAGGTTCCCTATGGCTTCCAGTGCTCAGCCAATTGCTTCCCAGCCTGCATCTTCACCTGGGCCAGAGGAGGGCTCACCACCCAGGGCCCAGAGCTCAACCTCCAGCTGAAGGAGCAGGTTCCTCCACAGGTCCTGATCTGTATGGCTATAAACCCCACCACTGGGAAGTCAGTGACGGTCAGCAAAACAGTCAAAGTGACGG CTGGACCGTCCAATATAAAGATCACAGGTCCTGATACACTGTCCAGTGGAGTGACGTCCAACTTTTCCTGCTCTGCTGATTGCTACCCGTCCTGCTCCTACACCTGGACAATTAGTTCTGAAGCACAAAGCACAGTGACCACCAAATATGGTCAAACCATCTCCGTCACACCTGATCCCTGGGAGATTGCAGAGGAATTGATCTGTGAGGCTCAGGACACTGTCTCACTCCTCTACATCTCAACCTATGTTACACCTTATGTGGCCC ACGGACCGGTGGATATTTCGATCACGGGTGCCAGCTCGGTGACATTAGGAGACACTTACAACTTTGTGTGCTTTGTTGACTGCACCCCCGCCTGTAACTTTACCTGGACATTCAATGGAAAGATCTTCAATGGCGACGAGATCCAGTTGCCCATCTTCCATAAGGGCCATAAGCCCGTGGTTAGCAGTAAACTGGTGGTTACTGTTGATGAGTACAGGCACAATGAGGCACTGACATGTGAGGCCAAGAATGTTGCCTCAGGGGACACTGCTGTTAGCACCAAGATCCTGAGCGTCACTG ATCCCATCTCTGTACAGCCGGTGTCCCAGGACAAGCCCTTGGCACACCAGCCCTTCTCACTGCAGTGTGTGGGCTCTCAGAATCCAGCCTCCATTTTGTGGTTAAAAAATGGCCTCCTTATAGCTGTGTCCAGCAGGATCAGTCTCTCCCCCAACAACATCACTATGTCTTTTAGTCCTCTGCTCCAGTCGGATGGTGGGCTGTACCAATGCATCGTTTCTCAGGGGGGAGCAGCCATCAAAGGGGTTGGGTACCAACTGAATGTAAATT ATGGACCACTTCAAGCTGTTATCATCCAATCTGGCAAAGGCCCAGTAGGTAAAGTCTTGTATCTCCTGCCTGGATCAAAGACTGTCCTTCAGTGTTCGGCCCTGTGCTACCCTACCTGTACCTACACCTGGATATACAAGGGGAGGCTGGCAGAGATGAATGCCTCCTTCTCCCTCACACCTGAGACCACCATGGACGGAGGACCCCTCAGCTGTGTGGCTTACAACTCAGTGACCAATGACAACAGCACTGCCAATACCTCAGTTGTGTTAATTG ATGGACCATCTAACGTGACCATCTCAGGACCAGGTGCCCTAGAGGTAGGGGTCAAGGCCAGCTTCAAGTGTATTGCCCAGTGCTCTCCCTCTTGCAGCTACACCTGGAGTGTGTATGGTCGGACCATGCACGGCAGTGTGGTTGATATAACCGTTAACCGTTACGTGGCCACTGAGTCTTTCAGCTGCGAGGCACACAACACGATCACCGGGAAGACAGGCACAGCCAATGAGACACTCAGTGTCACAG ATTCTCACTGGTGTGGATGTTGA
- the LOC135515311 gene encoding uncharacterized protein LOC135515311 — protein MKDTHTLLNLLLLLVYLAGSALTTDGGSGSINGPLELTIVGPDFVKVGVPHSFDCAAQCSPSCSYRMSIYGQIWQGNKLLFTARQWEESLNLTCTARNDDSGRSSTVSKILQVLAGPTNVSITGPALMTPGAPQSFQCNADCRPSCNYTWKIKGRWLGGQGSEITVTPEELATSVTLNCKAINSVSGLYAMATRKIPVTSGPSEVHIIGPESVSVGFKSMFQCIAKCSPACDYHWTIDGHTVHGSEMEMTVEQHVKPEKIMCHAQNTISTNFEVVTKTVRVEGTTEIS, from the exons ATGAAGGATACACACACCCTGCTCAATCTGCTTCTGCTGCTAGTGTACCTAGCAG GATCAGCTTTGACCACTGATGGAGGGAGTGGCAGTATCA ATGGTCCCTTGGAACTAACCATAGTGGGACCTGACTTTGTTAAAGTGGGCGTGCCACACAGTTTTGACTGTGCCGCCCAGTGCTCTCCCTCCTGCAGCTACAGAATGAGTATCTACGGACAGATTTGGCAGGGCAACAAGCTGTTGTTCACAGCTCGCCAATGGGAGGAGTCCCTAAACCTTACATGCACTGCAAGGAATGATGACTCTGGGAGGTCCTCTACAGTATCTAAGATACTCCAGGTTTTAG CTGGACCAACCAACGTATCGATCACAGGCCCTGCCCTGATGACCCCAGGGGCCCCTCAAAGCTTCCAGTGTAATGCTGACTGCCGTCCCTCCTGCAACTACACCTGGAAGATAAAGGGCCGATGGCTCGGGGGGCAGGGGAGCGAGATTACCGTAACTCCCGAAGAGTTGGCCACCTCTGTTACCCTGAACTGCAAGGCCATCAACAGTGTGTCTGGGCTCTATGCCATGGCAACCAGGAAAATACCTGTGACAT CTGGTCCATCAGAGGTCCACATCATAGGCCCGGAATCTGTTTCAGTCGGCTTCAAGTCCATGTTTCAGTGCATTGCCAAATGCTCTCCCGCTTGTGACTACCACTGGACCATTGATGGTCACACTGTCCATGGCAGTGAGATGGAGATGACGGTCGAGCAACATGTGAAGCCAGAGAAAATTATGTGCCACGCTCAGAATACGATCTCAACTAATTTTGAGGTGGTCACCAAGACCGTACGAGTGGAAGGTacaacagaaatctcatga